The proteins below come from a single Hyphomicrobium denitrificans ATCC 51888 genomic window:
- a CDS encoding cell envelope integrity protein TolA codes for MAFVASSSSSTRNLNAHALARDASLQPPQRMPRTLTLVSADGGMPMLPTARQDRPAHADVSSPAIKLASVSDSASKQPLKWLRASAIVISICLHTAIASTMFDWSGSDDTFGTLSDKTDAISLATEQTVVLESIETEHVQTASAASAESQAGSVQAAESAPQPLTEVKEAVEATEPPPESVDVAEVAPSAALPTDDPLHVIRGQAPPDEVHETKAIQTSETIEEVKPAEIESKEVAEEDSKKEDAERKERQVTAQSASRASTAGSTTSRASMAQSEASGKVSASRGSILNYAARIRAILSRNKPSGDGYTGTTRISFGLTPSGEIRYAEIATSSGKGKLDQAALAAVRKAAPFGDPPSGAAPNQLQFTIPFYFR; via the coding sequence ATGGCTTTTGTGGCCTCCTCCAGTTCCTCGACGCGAAATTTGAATGCGCACGCGCTCGCGCGTGACGCGTCATTGCAGCCGCCGCAGCGGATGCCGCGAACGCTGACGCTCGTCAGCGCAGACGGCGGCATGCCGATGCTTCCGACTGCGAGACAGGATCGACCGGCGCATGCCGATGTGTCGTCGCCAGCAATCAAGTTGGCGTCCGTTTCGGACAGTGCTTCGAAGCAACCGCTGAAATGGCTGCGTGCCAGCGCGATCGTCATTTCAATATGCCTGCATACGGCGATCGCTTCGACGATGTTCGACTGGTCGGGAAGCGACGATACGTTTGGAACGCTGTCCGATAAGACCGATGCGATCAGCTTGGCGACAGAGCAAACGGTCGTCTTGGAGTCGATCGAGACGGAACACGTGCAGACAGCATCGGCTGCTTCGGCCGAGTCCCAGGCGGGCAGCGTGCAGGCGGCCGAGTCCGCTCCGCAGCCGCTGACCGAGGTGAAGGAAGCGGTTGAAGCAACCGAGCCACCGCCGGAGTCGGTCGACGTCGCAGAAGTCGCGCCGTCCGCGGCCCTTCCGACGGACGACCCGCTGCACGTCATTCGCGGACAGGCACCACCCGACGAGGTGCACGAGACCAAGGCGATCCAGACTTCGGAAACGATCGAAGAGGTGAAGCCTGCTGAGATCGAGTCGAAGGAAGTCGCAGAAGAGGATAGCAAGAAGGAAGACGCCGAACGGAAGGAACGGCAGGTTACGGCGCAATCGGCCTCTCGCGCATCAACGGCCGGCAGCACGACATCGCGTGCGAGCATGGCGCAGTCCGAGGCTAGCGGTAAAGTTTCAGCAAGCCGCGGAAGCATTCTGAACTATGCGGCGCGCATCCGCGCTATTCTCTCGCGCAACAAGCCGAGCGGCGATGGATATACGGGCACGACGCGCATTTCATTCGGGCTGACGCCGTCGGGAGAAATACGGTACGCGGAGATCGCAACTTCATCGGGTAAGGGCAAACTTGATCAGGCGGCGTTAGCGGCGGTTCGAAAGGCCGCGCCGTTTGGCGATCCACCGTCCGGCGCAGCGCCGAACCAGCTTCAGTTCACGATTCCCTTCTATTTCCGTTAG
- a CDS encoding antibiotic biosynthesis monooxygenase family protein, producing MFIAMNRLKVVKGSEHEFEQVWFNRKSTLSDAPGFVVFHLVKGPERDDHVLYASHTVWRSRADFDAWTKSDQFRHAHANADGKQKFSLIFGPEFEGFTVLQEVTPEGARLVDAA from the coding sequence ATGTTTATTGCCATGAACCGGCTGAAGGTCGTGAAGGGCTCGGAGCATGAGTTCGAACAGGTCTGGTTCAATCGCAAAAGCACGCTCAGCGATGCGCCGGGGTTCGTCGTCTTCCACTTGGTGAAGGGGCCGGAGCGCGACGATCATGTTCTTTATGCATCGCATACCGTCTGGCGTTCGCGCGCTGACTTCGATGCCTGGACAAAATCCGATCAGTTCCGCCACGCGCATGCAAACGCGGACGGCAAGCAAAAATTCTCTCTGATTTTCGGCCCTGAATTCGAGGGTTTCACCGTGCTTCAAGAAGTTACGCCTGAAGGCGCGCGCTTGGTCGACGCCGCCTAA
- a CDS encoding CorA family divalent cation transporter, translated as MLDEVRTADQIRQDTQQGVAEKRIQTFRQILLWPIQLVPENNATIVEDYAAILETLGPDNPWYEIADEFTGDPKDFQQRHYSEFVTFLPPVQRLLYGSGRGKPGSVCAESPIKAFRRSDVAKIRITLSAGAAPLELDVTHIDLYFFYEIDVAILAFEVHASDLPLVTVQDLMFRLGRTYPAYWEENGSGGHCPDKVEFIGNDGGVLAVSDHNDQAKFLAQVCLKRSARVASHWQFLLHPLVPHHSDLPGQIRYKQLEYSRMPQMDFLAASAGTALTRADYVRLAFASGPGSCDELPFSESHLTSFESAFCYDRYYGQHNGVEWPESRYMSCGHTLVVTGNADNPFFTDINHGCQNSFRHEHFLVFLLAHFHKAALLMFSDQLTEAMSRLDAHDKSAVLSFRMASRRALETFLRFTHRYWFHSVSNQTQARELFTLCRSHLELDRLYDDIRQEIQEMSEFLENEALRRQNDTMTRLTVVTTLGLIGTTVTGFLGMNVLAWADEPLPWRIWAFLAVLIPTILLTLLTIVNSRSLSNFMERLSDTERTKNVRPKRQKRAPPPRNN; from the coding sequence ATGCTGGACGAAGTACGAACTGCCGACCAAATCCGTCAGGATACGCAGCAAGGCGTCGCGGAAAAGCGCATTCAGACGTTTCGCCAGATTCTCCTCTGGCCCATCCAGCTCGTTCCCGAAAACAACGCCACGATCGTCGAGGACTACGCCGCGATCCTGGAGACGCTCGGCCCGGACAATCCCTGGTATGAAATCGCCGACGAATTCACTGGCGATCCCAAAGATTTCCAGCAGCGTCACTACAGCGAATTCGTGACGTTCCTGCCGCCCGTGCAGCGGCTGCTCTACGGCAGCGGCCGCGGCAAACCGGGTTCGGTCTGCGCCGAAAGCCCAATCAAAGCCTTCCGCCGAAGCGACGTTGCCAAAATCCGCATCACGCTCAGCGCAGGCGCAGCCCCACTCGAACTCGACGTAACGCACATCGATCTCTACTTCTTCTATGAGATCGACGTTGCGATACTCGCATTCGAGGTCCACGCCAGCGATCTTCCACTTGTCACCGTGCAGGATCTGATGTTCCGGCTTGGCCGAACCTATCCCGCATACTGGGAGGAAAACGGCTCCGGCGGACACTGTCCCGATAAGGTCGAATTCATCGGCAACGACGGCGGCGTCCTCGCGGTTTCAGACCACAACGATCAGGCGAAATTCCTCGCGCAAGTCTGTTTGAAGCGTTCAGCGCGCGTCGCTTCGCACTGGCAATTCCTGCTGCATCCTTTGGTGCCGCACCATTCGGATCTCCCCGGACAGATCCGTTACAAACAGCTCGAATATTCCCGCATGCCGCAGATGGATTTCCTCGCGGCAAGCGCCGGAACGGCGCTGACGCGCGCCGATTACGTTCGGCTCGCCTTTGCATCAGGCCCCGGTAGCTGCGATGAACTTCCTTTCTCGGAAAGCCATCTCACCAGCTTCGAATCCGCTTTTTGCTACGATCGCTATTACGGACAGCACAACGGCGTCGAATGGCCCGAGAGCCGGTACATGTCTTGCGGGCACACGCTTGTCGTCACCGGCAACGCCGACAATCCGTTTTTCACCGACATCAATCACGGCTGCCAGAACAGTTTCCGGCACGAGCATTTCCTCGTCTTTTTGCTCGCGCATTTTCACAAAGCCGCGCTGCTGATGTTTTCCGACCAGCTCACCGAAGCCATGAGCCGCCTCGATGCACACGACAAATCCGCCGTTCTGTCCTTTCGGATGGCGTCGCGCCGGGCGCTGGAAACATTCCTCCGCTTCACCCATCGCTACTGGTTCCATTCCGTCAGCAACCAGACGCAAGCGCGAGAACTGTTCACACTCTGCCGCTCGCATCTCGAGCTTGACCGTCTCTACGACGACATTCGGCAAGAGATTCAGGAAATGAGCGAATTCCTAGAAAACGAAGCGTTGCGCCGGCAGAACGATACGATGACGAGACTGACCGTCGTGACGACGCTCGGCCTGATCGGTACGACGGTGACCGGCTTCCTCGGTATGAACGTCCTCGCTTGGGCCGATGAACCTCTCCCCTGGCGGATCTGGGCATTCCTCGCCGTGCTAATCCCGACGATCCTGTTGACGCTGCTGACGATCGTGAATTCCAGGTCGCTTTCAAATTTCATGGAACGTCTGTCCGATACGGAGCGTACTAAGAACGTCCGTCCGAAACGCCAGAAACGAGCACCGCCCCCTCGCAACAACTAA
- a CDS encoding TonB-dependent receptor domain-containing protein — MCRIDSFYSSPSFRTFARSLSLGLSVAALTVAGAAHAQETELPGINVQSAKAKKSSAPKSMPKPKPVQAAAPEPVEEAPVAQNSGSSVQNPDAPYNTPAGISVVTSNELSTYGNGDLNDALRSQPGTFTRISPQNAGVAVNIRGFEGNGRVNMSIDGARQNFRFLGHEASGFAYVDSALIGGIDVQRGAVSTAGGAGALAGVVNMRTLDVEDILRPGQNFGGISKLTWGSNGQGFSEMGAAAAAVGGISVAGAVSHKNPDSYENAGGVVIPGTFQDLTSGLFKVNLTPDSEQSLRFGGVFYNNDFFANSYFQNVQTQTYTAKYAFNPIGNDLIDLRVNGYYNHAQMRYGTDASPTVGTPPKGTSWGRVVDDTGMGADITNTSRFNLGGIRVKSQYGYEFYGDDVDTYNRFQPASGGGVNGSGWASTSAFFSETTFSKSIFDLIVGLRYDMYGINGSVNISPAAGLPNPPFVPGRYVLDKDGGSFDPKVTLAAQVTDWLQPYITYSESMRAPSVSELFAGGTHPGAAGVGFAPNPFLNPESQKGIEVGANIKKDGLFTPTDSFRFKGDYYHMDVDNYIASCSTPLPVGRGTQYFCNTPGNSTVQGVELQGMYDAGYFFAGLSYTYTHTNLPSQTDGFGAHSYVPEHTVVTSAGVRLLDRRVTLGGRVSYFSESDVGEINVGGFYAGRYMPGYTLVDFFSTYKITENFELGFNIDNVFNEDYTPALTTAFFDGPNCYGSNLPGCNSTGMGRTFYLTAKAQF; from the coding sequence ATGTGCCGTATCGATAGTTTTTACAGTTCGCCAAGTTTCAGAACGTTCGCTAGATCGCTGTCTCTCGGTCTCTCTGTTGCCGCGCTGACGGTTGCCGGCGCGGCACACGCGCAGGAGACCGAGCTGCCGGGCATCAACGTTCAGAGCGCTAAGGCCAAGAAGTCGAGCGCTCCCAAGAGCATGCCGAAACCGAAGCCTGTGCAGGCTGCGGCGCCCGAGCCGGTGGAGGAGGCGCCTGTTGCGCAGAATTCGGGATCGTCGGTGCAGAACCCCGATGCGCCCTACAACACGCCTGCCGGCATTAGCGTTGTCACGAGCAACGAACTCTCGACCTACGGCAATGGCGATCTCAACGACGCGTTGCGCTCGCAGCCCGGTACTTTCACGCGCATCAGTCCGCAGAACGCCGGTGTTGCCGTCAATATCCGCGGCTTCGAGGGTAACGGCCGTGTCAACATGTCGATCGATGGCGCTCGGCAGAATTTCCGCTTCCTCGGTCATGAGGCATCTGGATTCGCGTATGTCGATTCCGCTTTGATCGGCGGTATCGATGTTCAGCGCGGTGCGGTGTCGACAGCTGGCGGTGCGGGTGCGCTGGCCGGTGTCGTCAACATGCGCACGCTCGACGTCGAAGATATTCTGCGGCCGGGTCAGAACTTCGGTGGAATTTCGAAGCTGACTTGGGGAAGCAATGGACAAGGCTTCTCCGAGATGGGCGCGGCGGCGGCAGCCGTCGGCGGCATCAGTGTCGCTGGTGCGGTGAGCCACAAAAATCCGGACAGCTATGAGAATGCCGGCGGCGTTGTGATTCCGGGGACATTCCAGGATCTGACGTCAGGGTTGTTCAAAGTGAACTTGACGCCGGATTCGGAGCAATCGCTTCGCTTTGGCGGCGTTTTCTACAACAACGACTTCTTCGCCAACTCGTATTTCCAGAACGTTCAGACGCAAACTTACACCGCCAAGTATGCCTTCAATCCGATCGGGAACGATCTGATCGATTTGCGGGTGAACGGTTACTATAACCACGCTCAAATGCGCTACGGGACGGATGCCAGTCCGACAGTCGGCACACCACCGAAGGGTACTTCTTGGGGGCGTGTCGTCGACGATACCGGTATGGGCGCCGACATTACGAATACGTCGCGATTTAATCTCGGTGGTATTCGCGTCAAATCTCAATACGGCTATGAATTCTATGGCGATGACGTCGATACGTACAATCGCTTTCAGCCGGCATCCGGCGGTGGCGTGAACGGCTCAGGCTGGGCTTCGACGAGCGCGTTTTTCTCCGAGACCACGTTCTCCAAGAGCATCTTCGACCTGATCGTCGGTCTGCGTTACGACATGTACGGCATAAATGGTTCGGTCAACATCAGTCCCGCTGCGGGATTGCCCAATCCGCCATTTGTTCCTGGACGCTATGTTTTGGATAAGGACGGCGGCTCGTTCGATCCGAAGGTTACGCTTGCAGCTCAGGTTACGGACTGGCTGCAGCCCTACATCACGTATTCGGAATCGATGCGTGCTCCCTCGGTCAGCGAACTGTTTGCGGGTGGAACGCATCCGGGTGCGGCCGGTGTCGGATTTGCGCCAAACCCGTTCCTAAATCCCGAAAGTCAGAAAGGCATCGAAGTCGGCGCAAACATCAAGAAAGATGGACTGTTCACGCCTACGGACTCCTTCCGGTTCAAAGGCGACTACTATCATATGGATGTCGACAACTACATCGCGTCGTGTTCGACGCCACTGCCAGTTGGCAGAGGAACGCAGTACTTCTGTAACACACCCGGCAATTCGACGGTCCAGGGTGTCGAACTCCAGGGCATGTATGATGCCGGGTATTTCTTTGCGGGATTGAGCTACACGTATACGCACACCAACTTGCCGTCGCAGACGGATGGTTTTGGCGCGCATAGCTATGTTCCGGAGCATACAGTCGTCACGTCCGCGGGCGTTCGACTTCTCGATCGCAGGGTGACGCTCGGCGGCCGCGTTTCCTATTTTTCGGAAAGCGATGTTGGCGAAATCAACGTAGGCGGCTTCTATGCGGGCCGGTACATGCCCGGTTACACGCTGGTCGATTTCTTCTCGACCTACAAGATTACCGAGAACTTCGAGCTCGGCTTCAATATCGATAACGTCTTCAATGAAGACTATACGCCGGCTCTCACAACCGCGTTCTTCGATGGTCCGAACTGCTACGGCTCGAATCTTCCGGGCTGCAATTCGACCGGTATGGGCCGCACGTTCTATCTGACAGCGAAGGCACAGTTCTAG